Proteins from a single region of Patulibacter sp. SYSU D01012:
- a CDS encoding TetR/AcrR family transcriptional regulator, producing the protein MTAQTPLSPRAQEIVRAARELLESEGPDGLSMRLIAARLGVQAPSLYKHLTDKRAITNAIVIEALGELTATIAAAMDAADDRLWAGAMAQREWALAHPHLYRLIMEQPIGEEPELQAAGQRAGVPLRSVTGDDRMAFTALWCFGHGVIDQELRGRIPPDIDVIALWRRGLDALRPDAPAAG; encoded by the coding sequence ATGACCGCCCAGACCCCGTTGTCCCCCCGCGCGCAGGAGATCGTGCGCGCCGCCCGCGAGCTGCTCGAGAGCGAGGGACCCGACGGGCTGTCGATGCGCCTGATCGCCGCCCGGCTCGGCGTGCAGGCCCCGTCGCTGTACAAGCACCTGACGGACAAGCGCGCGATCACCAACGCGATCGTGATCGAGGCGCTCGGCGAGCTGACCGCGACGATCGCCGCCGCGATGGACGCCGCCGACGACCGCCTGTGGGCCGGCGCGATGGCGCAGCGGGAGTGGGCGCTGGCGCACCCCCACCTGTACCGCCTGATCATGGAGCAGCCGATCGGCGAGGAGCCCGAGCTGCAGGCCGCCGGGCAGCGCGCCGGCGTGCCGCTGCGGAGCGTCACGGGCGACGACCGCATGGCGTTCACCGCGCTGTGGTGCTTCGGCCACGGCGTGATCGACCAGGAGCTGCGCGGCCGCATCCCGCCCGACATCGACGTGATCGCCCTGTGGCGCCGCGGGCTGGACGCGCTGCGCCCCGACGCGCCCGCCGCGGGCTGA
- a CDS encoding crosslink repair DNA glycosylase YcaQ family protein, with translation MAAGAAGRISAAEARRIALAAQGFADRHHRRPPARPTTAHLQRVLDRVGLLQIDSVNVLARAHLLPVYSRLGPYDLTLLERATARRPRRLVEYWAHEASFVPPATHRLLRWRMARIHDEGWGMIRRAGEQPELLALVEEEIAAHGPLTAVELERRLETDGFGPRQGNGYAWNWSAVKRALEYLFFVGRVSSAGRTPQFERRYDLTDRVLPPEVAAAPDPDPADARRELVRIAARAHGVGTEQDLRDYFRLSPEQAKPAIADLVASGELLPVAVAGWRRAAYLHAEAARPRRVDARALLAPFDPLIFHRPRTEALFGFRYRLEIYVPREKRVHGYYVLPFLLGDRLVARVDLKSDRAAGVLRVQAAHGEAGIDQGHVAAELADELRRMAGWLGLGGVAAEPRGDLAGALALAL, from the coding sequence ATGGCGGCCGGGGCGGCAGGACGGATCTCGGCGGCGGAGGCCCGGCGCATCGCGCTCGCCGCGCAGGGCTTCGCCGACCGCCACCACCGCCGGCCACCCGCGCGCCCGACGACGGCCCACCTGCAGCGCGTGCTCGACCGCGTCGGGCTGCTGCAGATCGACTCGGTCAACGTCCTGGCCCGCGCGCACCTGCTGCCGGTGTACTCGCGTCTGGGGCCGTACGACCTGACGCTGCTCGAGCGCGCCACCGCCCGGCGGCCGCGGCGGCTCGTGGAGTACTGGGCCCACGAGGCGTCGTTCGTTCCGCCCGCCACGCACCGCCTGCTGCGCTGGCGCATGGCGCGGATCCACGACGAGGGCTGGGGCATGATCCGCCGCGCGGGCGAGCAGCCGGAGCTGCTGGCGCTCGTCGAGGAGGAGATCGCCGCGCACGGCCCGCTGACCGCCGTCGAGCTGGAGCGGCGGCTGGAGACGGACGGCTTCGGGCCGCGCCAGGGCAACGGCTACGCCTGGAACTGGTCGGCGGTCAAGCGTGCGCTGGAGTACCTGTTCTTCGTCGGCCGCGTCAGCTCGGCGGGGCGCACCCCGCAGTTCGAGCGGCGCTACGACCTGACGGACCGGGTGCTGCCGCCCGAGGTGGCCGCCGCGCCCGATCCCGATCCCGCGGACGCGCGCCGCGAGCTGGTGCGGATCGCGGCGCGGGCGCACGGCGTGGGGACGGAGCAGGACCTGCGCGACTACTTCCGCCTGTCGCCCGAGCAGGCGAAGCCGGCGATCGCCGACCTGGTGGCGAGCGGCGAGCTGCTGCCCGTCGCGGTGGCCGGGTGGCGCCGCGCGGCGTACCTGCACGCCGAGGCGGCGCGCCCGCGCCGCGTCGACGCCCGCGCCCTGCTGGCGCCCTTCGACCCGCTGATCTTCCACCGCCCGCGGACGGAGGCCCTCTTCGGCTTCCGCTACCGGCTCGAGATCTACGTGCCGCGCGAGAAGCGGGTCCACGGCTACTACGTCCTGCCGTTCCTGCTCGGCGACCGGCTCGTCGCCCGGGTCGACCTGAAGAGCGACCGCGCCGCCGGGGTGCTGCGCGTGCAGGCCGCGCACGGCGAGGCCGGGATCGACCAGGGCCACGTCGCCGCCGAGCTCGCGGACGAGCTGCGGCGGATGGCCGGCTGGCTGGGCCTGGGCGGGGTGGCCGCCGAGCCGCGCGGCGACCTGGCCGGGGCGCTCGCCCTGGCGCTGTAG
- the murD gene encoding UDP-N-acetylmuramoyl-L-alanine--D-glutamate ligase: protein MPSPPPPLPPADLRLADLAGRRVGVWGAGREGAAALRALARHAPGASAVVATSTPPPADAPPLPPGPDGRPVAWLHGEPGLDALAACDVVIRSPGVPVRGAEADRVRARGAVVTTGTALWLAERAGRETVIGVTGTKGKSTTSSLLHHLLGKAGVPSRLAGNIGRPLLDELAPAQPPEAWVLELSSYQLADLPRAPTIAVVTNLLRDHLPWHGDEATYHADKLRILTAGDGPRLAVLSHADPGLRAAADDLACPVLWVDEEHGLHVAGGRVLDGPHVLCRVDELPVRGVIGARNVCAALECVRALGHEIGDLAGALRDFATLPHRQEVVGRRAGITWVDDSISTTPEAAMAAVAAFAPGPVVLLAGGVDREQEYGALAAALAAGEVPTGAIGEPPVPVHVAGVVALPGTGPRLADALLAAGATVPVRTVEGTDPDAVTRDAVAAARELATPDATVLLSPAAPSHNVFRDFEDRGARFAAAVAALPDA from the coding sequence GTGCCGTCACCGCCGCCGCCGCTGCCGCCCGCCGACCTGCGCCTGGCCGACCTGGCCGGTCGCCGCGTGGGCGTCTGGGGCGCGGGACGGGAGGGGGCCGCCGCCCTGCGTGCGCTGGCGCGGCACGCGCCCGGGGCCAGCGCGGTGGTCGCCACGTCGACCCCGCCGCCGGCGGACGCGCCGCCGCTGCCCCCGGGCCCGGACGGCCGGCCCGTCGCGTGGCTCCACGGCGAGCCGGGCCTCGACGCCCTCGCCGCCTGCGACGTCGTCATCCGCTCCCCCGGGGTGCCCGTCCGCGGCGCCGAGGCCGACCGGGTGCGCGCCCGCGGCGCCGTCGTCACCACCGGCACCGCCCTGTGGCTGGCGGAGCGCGCGGGTCGCGAGACCGTCATCGGCGTGACGGGGACGAAGGGCAAGAGCACCACGAGCTCGCTGCTGCACCACCTGCTGGGAAAGGCGGGCGTGCCGAGCCGCCTGGCGGGCAACATCGGCCGCCCCCTGCTCGACGAGCTGGCGCCCGCGCAGCCGCCCGAGGCGTGGGTGCTCGAGCTGTCGAGCTACCAGCTGGCCGACCTGCCGCGCGCGCCCACGATCGCGGTCGTCACCAACCTGCTGCGCGACCACCTGCCCTGGCACGGCGACGAGGCGACGTACCACGCCGACAAGCTGCGGATCCTGACCGCGGGCGACGGGCCGCGGCTGGCGGTCCTGTCCCACGCGGACCCGGGGCTGCGCGCCGCCGCGGACGACCTGGCGTGCCCGGTCCTGTGGGTCGACGAGGAGCACGGCCTGCACGTCGCCGGCGGTCGGGTGCTCGACGGCCCGCACGTGCTGTGCCGCGTCGACGAGCTGCCGGTCCGCGGCGTCATCGGGGCACGGAACGTGTGCGCCGCGCTCGAGTGCGTGCGGGCGCTCGGGCACGAGATCGGTGACCTGGCGGGCGCGCTGCGCGACTTCGCGACGCTGCCGCACCGGCAGGAGGTCGTCGGCCGCCGCGCCGGCATCACATGGGTGGACGACTCGATCTCGACGACGCCCGAGGCGGCGATGGCCGCCGTCGCCGCGTTCGCGCCCGGCCCCGTCGTGCTGCTGGCCGGCGGCGTCGACCGCGAGCAGGAGTACGGGGCGCTCGCCGCCGCGCTGGCCGCGGGCGAGGTCCCGACGGGCGCCATCGGCGAGCCGCCGGTGCCGGTGCACGTGGCGGGCGTCGTCGCGCTGCCGGGGACGGGGCCGCGGCTGGCGGACGCGCTGCTCGCCGCCGGCGCCACCGTGCCGGTGCGGACGGTCGAGGGCACGGACCCGGACGCCGTCACCCGGGACGCCGTCGCCGCGGCCCGCGAGCTCGCCACGCCCGACGCGACGGTCCTCCTCTCCCCCGCGGCGCCGAGCCACAACGTCTTCCGCGACTTCGAGGACCGCGGCGCGCGCTTCGCCGCCGCGGTCGCCGCTTTGCCGGACGCCTGA
- a CDS encoding signal peptidase I — MYYAAAVSAGPRPRRRVTPLRVAGWAASLVAVVLAAAMLLPPLLGFDRYVIVSGSMTGTYDTGSIVYTREKPVAALRVGDVITYAPPAGASPQDLVTHRIAAMTPGPGGQTVFRTKGDANAAADPWTFSLEAPRQAVVRFGVPYLGYAISALSVRQVRMVLLGVPAAGVALLLLVGLLRDARREAQEERTRRDEAPAAPSAGDEPAGDARPRRGLRSRLRAA; from the coding sequence ATGTACTACGCCGCCGCCGTCTCCGCCGGTCCCCGCCCGCGCCGCCGCGTCACCCCGCTCCGCGTGGCCGGCTGGGCCGCGAGCCTCGTCGCCGTCGTGCTCGCTGCCGCGATGCTGCTGCCGCCGCTGCTCGGCTTCGACCGCTACGTGATCGTCTCGGGGTCGATGACGGGGACGTACGACACCGGGTCGATCGTCTACACCCGCGAGAAGCCGGTCGCGGCGCTGCGCGTGGGCGACGTCATCACCTACGCGCCGCCGGCCGGCGCGAGCCCGCAGGACCTCGTCACCCACCGCATCGCGGCGATGACGCCCGGCCCGGGCGGGCAGACCGTCTTCCGCACGAAGGGCGACGCGAACGCCGCCGCCGACCCGTGGACGTTCTCGCTCGAGGCGCCGCGCCAGGCCGTCGTGCGCTTCGGCGTGCCGTACCTGGGCTACGCGATCTCGGCGCTGTCCGTGCGGCAGGTGCGGATGGTGCTGCTCGGCGTCCCGGCCGCCGGCGTGGCGCTGCTGCTGCTCGTCGGGCTGCTGCGCGACGCCCGGCGCGAGGCGCAGGAGGAGCGGACGCGTCGCGACGAGGCTCCGGCGGCCCCGAGCGCCGGCGACGAGCCGGCGGGGGACGCCCGCCCGCGGCGGGGCCTGCGCAGCCGGCTGCGCGCCGCCTGA
- a CDS encoding Ig-like domain-containing protein yields MSSRRRHLAPDLTPAQRRAAVALGLLALVGTAASVTPSGATYASHRANPGNAVTAANDWVPPTVAVTDPGASLRGTVTLAASASDARSGVASVVLQVAPEGSTAYADACTATAAPYACSWDTSRVADGRYKVRAVATDAAGNRATSDPVTGRLVDNTAPTVALADPGTPLAAGNVTLTASADDAGSGVAKVTIQRAAAGTGSWTDVCTQTSAPYACTWAAAVGSYDLRAVAVDAAGNATTSAVVTGRQVVADTIRPTGVSIRTTNVSGGVAGRLDAGDTLTLRYSEPMQLGSILKGWTGGTSPAFTVQVGAGGWLGSSDDALSFVATGTGPTPNIGPVDLGSGSWVTIFDSLRFAATATAATVNGATELTITLGARSGSGGTSAVGAVRLGWSPSSASTDLAGNAADPATVRQSTAVVAF; encoded by the coding sequence ATGTCCTCCCGTCGCCGCCACCTCGCCCCCGACCTGACGCCCGCGCAGCGCCGCGCGGCCGTCGCGCTCGGGCTGCTCGCCCTGGTGGGCACCGCCGCCTCCGTCACCCCGTCCGGCGCGACGTACGCGAGCCACCGCGCCAACCCGGGCAACGCCGTCACCGCGGCGAACGACTGGGTGCCGCCCACCGTCGCCGTCACGGATCCCGGCGCGAGCCTGCGCGGCACGGTCACGCTGGCGGCGTCGGCGAGCGACGCCCGCTCCGGCGTCGCGTCCGTCGTCCTCCAGGTCGCCCCCGAGGGCTCGACCGCCTACGCCGACGCCTGCACCGCCACGGCCGCCCCCTACGCCTGCTCCTGGGACACGAGCCGCGTGGCCGACGGCCGCTACAAGGTCCGCGCCGTGGCCACCGACGCCGCCGGCAACCGCGCCACGAGCGACCCGGTCACCGGCCGGCTCGTCGACAACACCGCGCCGACCGTCGCCCTGGCCGACCCGGGCACGCCCCTTGCGGCCGGCAACGTCACGCTGACCGCGTCCGCCGACGACGCCGGCTCGGGCGTCGCGAAGGTGACGATCCAGCGCGCCGCCGCGGGCACCGGATCCTGGACCGACGTCTGCACCCAGACCAGCGCCCCCTACGCCTGCACCTGGGCGGCCGCCGTCGGCAGCTACGACCTGCGCGCCGTCGCGGTCGACGCCGCCGGCAACGCGACGACGAGCGCCGTCGTGACGGGCCGCCAGGTCGTCGCCGACACGATCCGGCCGACCGGCGTCTCGATCCGCACGACGAACGTGAGCGGCGGCGTCGCCGGCCGCCTGGACGCGGGCGACACCCTGACGCTCCGCTACTCCGAGCCCATGCAGCTCGGCTCGATCCTCAAGGGCTGGACGGGCGGCACGAGCCCCGCGTTCACCGTGCAGGTCGGCGCCGGCGGCTGGCTGGGCTCCAGCGACGACGCCCTGTCGTTCGTCGCGACGGGCACGGGGCCGACGCCGAACATCGGGCCCGTCGACCTCGGCTCGGGCTCCTGGGTCACGATCTTCGACAGCCTGCGCTTCGCGGCGACGGCCACCGCCGCCACCGTGAACGGCGCGACGGAGCTGACGATCACCCTCGGCGCGCGCAGCGGCTCGGGTGGCACCTCGGCCGTCGGGGCGGTCCGCCTGGGCTGGAGCCCGTCGTCCGCGTCGACCGACCTGGCCGGCAACGCGGCGGACCCGGCCACCGTCCGCCAGAGCACCGCGGTCGTCGCCTTCTAG
- a CDS encoding VOC family protein, whose protein sequence is MRPIVPNLWFDTQAEEAAAFYTSLFPASRIVTTVPYGPAGPGPERSTMLVVFELQGQRFTAINGGPQFPFTEAVSFEIPCADQAEVDRLWDALTADGGEEGRCGWCKDRFGLSWQVVPDGLEELMRGGDPERVRRATRAMFAMRKLDLAALRAAADGEPA, encoded by the coding sequence GTGCGCCCCATCGTCCCCAACCTCTGGTTCGACACGCAGGCCGAGGAGGCGGCCGCCTTCTACACCAGCCTGTTCCCCGCGTCGCGGATCGTGACGACGGTGCCCTACGGCCCCGCGGGCCCCGGCCCGGAGCGGTCGACCATGCTCGTCGTCTTCGAGCTGCAGGGGCAGCGCTTCACCGCCATCAACGGCGGACCGCAGTTCCCGTTCACCGAGGCCGTGTCGTTCGAGATCCCCTGCGCCGACCAGGCCGAGGTCGACCGGCTGTGGGACGCCCTGACCGCCGACGGCGGCGAGGAGGGTCGCTGCGGCTGGTGCAAGGACCGCTTCGGGCTCTCGTGGCAGGTGGTCCCCGACGGGCTCGAGGAGCTGATGCGCGGCGGCGACCCGGAGCGGGTCCGCCGCGCGACCCGGGCGATGTTCGCGATGCGCAAGCTCGACCTCGCCGCCCTGCGCGCCGCCGCGGACGGCGAGCCCGCCTGA
- a CDS encoding PQQ-dependent sugar dehydrogenase, whose protein sequence is MSRAPAATLPLLALAAAAVAGCGEEPASAPARPTPPAAAQLSPQRVLDAPTLRVRPVATEFRRAVELVREPGARGRILVLEQRGTARWLDGARPAKGAPFLDIRGTVLRSEEQGLLGLAFLPGYAREPRVAVHYTDTEGDSQVAIYRVRNGHVDPLSARPVLRVEQPYANHNGGELVVGPDDLLYLGMGDGGSAFDPRQKAQDPRSPLGKILRMDPAEDRPRWRRVALGLRNPWRLSFDARTGALWVADAGRDSAEQQTEEIDRIPARRLRGRAETNFGWAAFEGGREQQNRRLSRTGTLSWPIASYTQRDGCSATGGLALRGGDGPRALRGRYVFGDICSGIVWSIPADAGGGATMRREGVRVPNQTSYAVDRDGRLLVSTLGGRVVELRDRAR, encoded by the coding sequence ATGTCCCGGGCCCCCGCCGCAACGCTGCCGCTGCTCGCCCTCGCGGCGGCGGCCGTGGCGGGGTGCGGCGAGGAGCCGGCGTCCGCGCCCGCCCGACCGACGCCGCCGGCCGCGGCCCAGCTGTCGCCCCAGCGGGTCCTCGACGCCCCCACGCTGCGGGTGCGGCCGGTCGCGACCGAGTTCCGCCGCGCCGTGGAGCTGGTGCGCGAGCCCGGCGCCCGCGGGCGCATCCTCGTCCTGGAGCAGCGCGGCACGGCCCGCTGGCTCGACGGCGCGCGCCCGGCGAAGGGCGCGCCGTTCCTGGACATCCGCGGCACGGTGCTGCGAAGCGAGGAGCAGGGGCTGCTGGGCCTGGCCTTCCTGCCCGGCTACGCCCGCGAGCCGCGCGTGGCCGTGCACTACACGGACACCGAGGGCGACAGCCAGGTCGCGATCTACCGCGTGCGCAACGGGCACGTGGACCCGCTGTCGGCCCGGCCGGTGCTCCGCGTCGAGCAGCCGTACGCCAACCACAACGGCGGCGAGCTGGTCGTCGGACCGGACGACCTGCTGTACCTGGGGATGGGCGACGGCGGGTCGGCGTTCGACCCGCGGCAGAAGGCCCAGGATCCGCGCTCGCCGCTCGGGAAGATCCTGCGGATGGACCCGGCCGAGGACCGCCCGCGCTGGCGCCGCGTCGCCCTCGGGCTGCGGAACCCCTGGCGGCTGAGCTTCGACGCGCGCACCGGGGCGCTGTGGGTCGCCGACGCGGGCCGCGACTCCGCCGAGCAGCAGACGGAGGAGATCGACCGCATCCCGGCGCGCCGCCTGCGTGGCCGGGCCGAGACGAACTTCGGCTGGGCGGCGTTCGAGGGCGGCCGCGAGCAGCAGAACCGGCGACTGTCCCGGACCGGCACGCTGTCCTGGCCGATCGCCTCGTACACCCAGCGCGACGGCTGCTCGGCGACGGGCGGCCTGGCGCTGCGCGGCGGGGACGGCCCGCGCGCGCTGCGGGGCCGCTACGTCTTCGGCGACATCTGCTCGGGGATCGTGTGGTCGATCCCGGCGGACGCCGGCGGCGGGGCGACGATGCGGCGCGAGGGCGTCCGCGTGCCCAACCAGACGTCCTACGCGGTCGACCGCGACGGCCGGCTGCTGGTCTCGACGCTCGGCGGCCGGGTCGTCGAGCTGCGCGACCGCGCGCGCTAG